CGCCTTCCGACCAGTCGGCGGTTTCGTAGAGGCATGAGCCGTCGGGGCCGAAGACGTAGCCACCACCTGGGAAATCTTCGTCAATAGTTCTGCCCGCCTGGGTGGCGACGGCAATAGAGATGTGGTGGTCGCGGGCGTACTGGCCGAGTTTGGTGTGGCACCCACCGCGCCACCAGTCGTAGCCTGCCTGCCAGTTGCGTGTGGCTTGTTCGCCATAGAGTCCAGGGGCGGCAGCCTCAAAGATGAGGCGCGCGCCTTGCTGGACGTTTTCGGCGAAGACCGCCGGGTTATCGATGTCGGCGCAGATGGAAAGGCCGCAGGTCGCTTTCGGATGGGGAAAGACGGCGACGGTTGGGCCAGGAGAGAACCAGTGTACTTCGTCGGTGATGATGGTCTTTTTCCTATAGTAACTCAGGATGCTGCCGTCGCGGGCGACGACCTGAGTGATGAAGGGTTTGCCGTTGGGGTTGGCTTCGACCAGCCCCGCCAGCGCCGTGATCTGCGTCTCGCGGGTCATGGCGACAAAGCGGGCGACTTCAGGGCCGTCCAGGCGCACAATGGCTTCGGGCTGGCGCGTGGGGTCTATATAGCCAGTGATGCTCATTTCGGGGAAGCAGATGATCTCTACATTGCGGCGGGCGGCTTCTTGCAGGTAGGTCTGGATGGCGACCAGGTTGGCGTCAATCGCGCCTTTTTCGCAGCGCATCTGGACAAGGGCAATGTTCATGGTGTTCATGGTAGTTGAGCCTATCCCTTATTGGTGAATATCAACAGGTAACTATGATGGTAGCCTGGGCCAGCCTCCTGTGGGCCTGTGTTGCAGCGCACCATCTCGCCCTCGAACAAGAAGAGTTCGCTTAATATTCTGGCGGCGTCCCAGGCGAGGGGGCGCATCCGGCCATTCACGCGCAGATTTGATATTTCAATGATCAGCTTTGCGTTCGGCTGCATGCCCAGCGCGATCTTGCTAAAAATGGCCCGGAGGTCGGCAAAGTAATGGGCGTCTGTCGCCCACTCCGGGTTTCGGAAGCTGCCATAGGGCGGGCTGGTGAACAGCAGATTGAATGGTGGCAGATTGTGGCTTCTGAGGCGCTTGATATTCTCATTGATGACACGGCTAGGTGGCTCGATGCGTCGGGCGGCGAAGCTGGCGCGCCCGGCGTCTTTTTCGACTCCGATAGCCTGACGACCCAGGCGCTGCGCTGCGACCAGCGTTGTGCCAAAGCCGCAAAATGGGTCGAATACCCAATCCCCCGGCATGGAATAGCGACTGATGACCAGTTCAGCGAGTTCAAGAGGGAAGCGGAAAAAGCTGGGGCCATCATACTCAATTGGTTCAAGCGCGCCATCAATGCTGAACCAGGATTTCATAGCCCTTCCTCCATCAGAGACGGTGATCTTCAGAATACAGCGTCTATCAGGATATTGTACTAGATCCTCGGAGAAATAGCAAATATTTTATGCTATGGGGCAAAACTATCGAATGAATATGTACTAAACCCTCGGAAATATGTTGCTTATTGAGGATTTGATACATTTGTTGGGTAGAGCCTATGGCTGTGCTACAATGGCGCTATACTGGCTCTATCTTGAACGCAAGAGGTTTATTGAGCGATGAGTGAAGATACCCTGGCGCGCGGGACGGCGCGAGACATTATTGTAATTGGCTGTGGGGTTTCGGGGCTGACGACGGGGGTGCTGCTGCTTGAGGCGGGGCATCGGGTGAGCATCTGGGCGAAGACACTGCCGCCGTATACGACCTCGAATGCAGCGGCGGCGATCTGGCATCCGTTCAGGGTGAATCCGCCGGGGAAGGTCGCAAGGTGGGGGGCGGAGGCGTTTCGGCGGTTTGAGGGTCTGCTGGCTGTGCCGGAGAGCGGGGTTATCCAGGCGCCAGTGCTGGAGCTGTGCCAGGAGCGCAAGGAAGACCCAGCCTGGCGGGATGTAGTGGTTGGATTTCGGCACGCGACGGCGGCGGAACTGCGGCCAGGGCGCGAGGATGGTTATGTGTTCGAGGCGCTGGTGATTGATATGAATCGCTATTTGGAGTATCTGCGCCGAGAGTTTCTGGCGAAGGGTGGGCAGATTGCGCAGCGAACGGTGACGAAGTTGGAGGAGGTGTTTGCGCAGAGCCAGGTAGTGGTGAACTGCGCGGGATTGGGCGCGCGGGAACTGGTGGGAGATCGAGACCTGCATCCCTCACGGGGGAAGGTGGTACGTATCAGGCAGCGCGATTTTCATCAGGCGCTGCTGGATGACGAAGACCGCAGCAGTATGGCGTATGTTATTCCGCGCATTGATGATATTGTGCTAGGTGGGACGGATGAGGAGGATGTGTCGGGGGAGAGCTATCAGGGCCAGGAGTATCAGGAGAGCGCGACGCTTGATCCCGAAGCTGAGGCGATTATGCGACGCTGCGCGCGGCTTTCGCCGACTATCGCCAGGGCAACGTCGGCTGATGTGCTGAAGGTGGTGACTGGCTGGCGTCCTCTGCGCTCGGAGGTGCGAGTGGAAGGCGAGCGCGCTGCGCCGGATCGTATTTTGCTGCATAACTACGGGCATGGCGGGGCCGGTGTGACGCTTTCGTGGGGGTGTGCCAGAGATGTGGTCGAGCAGCTTGAAAAGATGATGTAGTGGAAGCAAGAGGGCCATACCGTCAGGCATGGCCCTCTTGCTTCACTGCTCATTACTAGAAGCTGACAGGGAGGGCGGTCAGGCCGCGCAGGCCGAGATTGTCGCGCCACTTGAGCGGCGGTGGGTCCAGGCTAAGATTGGGCATGCGGCGCAGCACGGTCTCGAAGGCCACCTGCCCTTCAATGCGCGCCAGGGGTGCGCCGAAGCAGAAGTGGCTGGCCCAGGCAAAGGCCAGATGGCGGTTATCTTGTCGGCCCAGATCGAGGCGGTCAGGGTCAGGGAAGCGCTCCGGGTCGCGGTTGCCTGCGGCCATGACGGCAATCACTGCCTGGCGTTTGCGGATGAGCTTACCGCCCAGTTCCACGTCATCCGGGGCCAGGCGAGCGGTTTGCTGGCTAGGGCTTTCGTAGCGCAGCAGTTCTTCGACGGCTGAAGGGATGAGGGAGAAGTCGGCCTTGAGGCGCTCTAGCTGGTCGGGATGGCGCAGCAGAGTCAGGATGCCATTGCCAATGAGGTTGGTGGTAGTTTCCTGGCCGCCGACCATAGTGACGATGGTGTTGGCGACGATCTCGTCGTCGGTGAGCCGATCACCGTCCACTTCAGCTTCGATGAGCGCACTGATGAGGCCGTCGCGCGGGTGTGCGCGGTGTTCCTGGACAGCGGCCTGGAAATAGGCGGTCATTTCATCAACGGTGCGCAGCACCTGGGGAACGCGGTCAGGATTGTGCTGGAAGTTGCCCAGCACCTGGGCGAAGTCGCCGGACCAGGCGGTCAACTGTCGCCAGTCGGAAGTTGGCACGCCGAGCAGTTCGGCGGTGACGATGGCTGGCAGGGGGTAGCCGAGATCGGCGATAACATCCATGTGTCCGGTGGTCTGGATGTCGTCCAGCAGGCGGTTGGTGATGTCCTGAATGTGCCCACGCAAGATTTCGACGCGCCGGGGCGTGAAGGCTTTGGAGGCTAGCCCACGCACGCGGCCATGCGCGGGTGGGTCCAGAAAGAGCATCTGGCGCACCATGAGCTGCGCCAGGGGCCGTAACGCTCCCAGGCCCATCGCTTCTAGCTGTTCGGGTGTAGGCGTGCGGTTGGCGGAGAAGTGCTGGAAGACCCAGATGATGTCGGCGTAGCGGGTCACGACCCAGGCGTGCAGAAAGGGATCCCAATGTACGGGGTCTTCGCTGCGCAGCCGGTGGAACAGAGGATAGGGATTCGCCAGCACCTCCGGGTCGAGCAGGTGGTAGAGACTTAACGGTTTGTTCTGTGTATTTGTTGATGCTGCTGTAGCTTTGTTCATTGTTCTGCCTCCCGGCGCCATGTACCCCGGCGTTACTGGTGGTTCTGTCCTTGCGCCAGCAAATGCTGCGCTTCATCTTCGCTCATCGCTTCGAGTTTGGTGACAAGCTGCTGCTGGATTTCGGTGGATAGCATGCGGACGGTGGGCGCTTCGAAGAGAGTGCGCAGCGCCAGTTCCACGCCGAAGGTTTCGCCGATAAGGGTCACAAGCTGGATGCCCAGCATCGAATGCCCGCCAAGCATGAAGAAGTTTTCATCCATGCCTACCTTATCAATGTGCAGTAAGTTGGATACCATCTCCGCTATCAGCGCCTCTACCGGCGTGTCGGGTTCTTCGCTGATTTCTTCTCGCAGGGTGTTGGTGTGGTCAGGGGCAGGCAGGGCAGCCCGGTCCACTTTGCCGTTGGCGGTGACGGGCAGCGCGTCCAGGCGCACGAAGACGGCTGGGACCATATAGTCGGGCAGGCTCGCCAGCAGGTGTTCTTGAAGGATGCCCGGGGTGATGGCTGCTTCAGGGTCTATGACGATGTAGGCTACAAGGCGCTTCTCGTCGGGCGGGTCTTCGCGGGCGACGACGATGTTGGCCTGGATGGCAGGATGCTGGTTCAGGGCAGCGACGATCTCACCCGGCTCGATGCGATAGCCGCGCAGTTTGATCTGGTCGTCGGAGCGGCCCAGGAAGGCGAGTTGCCCATCAGGGAGATAGCGGGCAAGGTCGCCGGTTTTGTAGAGGCGAGCGCCGGGTTCTGCGCTGAATGGGTGGGAGATGAAGCGTTCGGCGGTGAGTTCGGGGCGGTTGAGGTAGCCGCGCGCCAGGCCAGCGCCGCCGATGTAGAGTTCCCCTGCTTCGCCGATGGGTACAGGCTGCAATTGTTCATCAAGCAGGTAAAGCTGGGTATTGGCAATAGGTCGTCCAAGCGAGGGCGGCTGGTTCGGATAGCCTGCTGGAGGCACCTGCCCGGAGGTGGTGACGACGGTGTATTCGGTTGGGCCGTAGTTGTTGATAAAGGCGAAGGGCAAGCTGGAAGGCGGATAATGTTGCAGCCTGTCGCCGCCGGTGAGCATGTAGCGCAGAGAGGTTTGGGCAGGCCAGGCCAGGGCCAACATCTGCTCGGCAAGCGGGGTAGGCAGGAAGGTATGGGTGATGTTGTGCGCGAGCAGCCAGTCGCGGAGGGCGGCGGGCGCGACTCGTGTTTCGGTATCGGGCAGATGGATGCTGGCCCCGGCAGTGAGGTAGGGCCAGAGTTCCCAGCCAGTGGCGTCGAAGGCGGGGCTGGCAACCTGAGTGGCCCGGCTGGCGGCAGTGACATCGAAGGCGCGCTGATGCCAGAAGATGAGGTTGAGCAGGCTCGCGTGGGAAATCTGTACGCCTTTGGGCTGGCCGGTTGAGCCAGAGGTGTAGATGACATACACGAGATCGTCGGCGGTGATGGCGCAGGCAGGCTCGGTATCGGGCTGCTGGTCCAGCAGGTCGGCGTCAGCATCCAGGCAGAGGAGCTGAGCAGCCGGGACGGCCAGGCGCGGCAGGAGATGTTGTTGAGTCAGCAAGACGGGAGGCCGGGCGTCTTCGAGGAGGAAGGCCAGACGATCAGCGGGATAGGTGGGGTCTGTAGCGACGTAAGCGCCGCCAGCTTTGAGGATACCCAGCCAGGCGACAACGAGATCAATAGAGCGTTCCAGGCAGGCGGCGACGAGCGTATTGGGGCCGACGCCGCGTTTTTGGAGGAGGTGTGCAAGCTGGTTGGCTCGCTGGTTCAGCGCGCGATAAGTGAGGGTTTGCGCGCCGCTCACCACCGCTACGGCTTCTGGATTGGCAGCCGCCTGGGCAGCGACTAATTGTGGGACACAGGTATCCTGTGGGAAAGGCTGGTCTGTAGTGTTCCAGGCGCTTAACTGCTCGCGCTCTGGCTCGGTGAGTGACGCTGTTGCCTGCCCTATTTCAACGCTCATGACTGATACCTCTTTTGCCAGATTTATAGAGACTAAGGCTCACTCTTTGCCGGACCTGGGACTCAGGAAAAATGAGCTAAGCACAAACTGCCCTTTCCCAAGGGTAGTTTGTGAGAAGCAGACGATGGGCCGTTAGAGTGTTTCTTCAAGAGAAAGATACTACGAAAGAAGAAAGGTGTCTGTGGTAGGCAGGTTGAGAAGTGGTTATGAATGCAGGATTGGCGTTGTAAAAAAAAGCGGACGTTTTGATGCTTGCGGTTTCGGTGATCTGATTGTATAATTCTGGCGGAGGTGCATACGATGAAGCTGCGCTAAAGAGCCGGTAGATGAAGCATATGAGCATTTCAAGCATCTGAGCAGAGTATTGCCCCTGCTTCGGATTCTGCCGGTTTGATACTGACCATCCCAGCCGGGATGTGTCGTGTGCAGCGCAGCAACCGGAAATCCGCCGAAGATTGTACCTCTTTCCCACAGGTTGACCTTCACTCTCTTGGCCTCTCTGCTCTGGACAATCTCAGCAGTGCGCACCACGCAATCACGGCTGGCCGTCGTGTTGTGGGTGCGCGTTTTTGTTTGCGGAAGCAGCGCGTCACTCGCGGGAGAAAGCTGAGGTTGTTGTATGACATTGGTGGTTCACCATCTCTCCAAGACATTTGGTATCAATCTGACGCTGGACGATCTGTCGTTTAGCGTTGGCGCGGGGGATCGGGTCGGGGTGGTTGGGATGAATGGGGTGGGTAAGTCAACGCTGCTGAATATTCTGGCGGGGCAGGAGACACAGGATGCGGGGACGGTTGCGCTGGACGCCGGGGCGGAGATGGCTTATCTGCCGCAGGCGACGCCGATCTTCTTTGGCCGGACGATTGACGATTTGATTCTGGAGTCTGTTGGGAACTTGCGCCAGCTTGAGGCGCGCATGGGCGAGCTTGAGCGGGAGATGGCAGGCGCTGACGAGGACCGGGCTGCCGCGCTTTTAGAGGAATACGCGCTGGTTTCGACGAGGTTTCAGGATCGCGGCGGATATGATCTGGAATATCGGATTGATGCGATTCTGGCAGGGCTGGGGATTGCCCATCTGCCGCGCACGCGGGAGGTGGAGACGCTTTCGGGCGGGGAGAAGGCGCGAGTTGGGATGGCGACATTGCTGCTGCGTTCGCCTGATCTTTTGCTGCTGGATGAGCCGACAAATCATCTGGATGCGGGGGCGCTGGAGTGGCTGGAGGGTTATCTGGCGGGGTTTGGAGGGGCGCTGCTGGCGGTGTCGCATGATCGGCAGTTTCTGAATCGGGTGGTGAATCGCATTTTCGAGATTGATGAGCATACGCGGCGCCTCAAGAAGTATGAGGGTGATTATGACGCCTACGCGGGCGCGAAGGTGACTGAGCGGGCGAAATGGGAGGAGGATTATGAGCGCCAGCAGGAAGAGATCAAGGCGCTGCGATTGCGTATGCGCGAGACGGGGCGGCAAGTGGCGCATAATCGCGCGCCAAAAGACGGGGATAAGTATATCTATAACTTCAAAGGAGGAGGTGTCCAGAAGGCTATTTCGCGGAATGTGCGGGCGGCGGAAGAGCAGTTGAAGCGCATCGAGGCGGACCCGATTCTTAAGCCGCCCAGGCCGCTGCGCTTTTATCCGCGATTCGATGCGAGACGGCTGCGCTCTGACAGCGTGATCACGGTGGAGCATGTGAACAAAGGCTATGATGGCCGGGTGATTCTGCGCGATGTGAGCTTTCGGGTGGCGTCGGATGCGCGGATTATGCTGGTTGGCCCAAACGGGGTGGGCAAGACGACACTGCTGCGGCTGCTGCTGGGGCTGGACACGCCAGACGCGGGGAGTGTGCGCGTGACGGGTAGCGCGCAGCTGGGCTATCTGCCACAGGAGCCGCTGCTGGACACGGGCCAGACGATTCTAGGGGCGTATCGGCAGGTGGTCGCTGGCTACGATGAGCAATTGATTGCGGGGCTGCTGGAACGAGGGCTGTTCCGGCTGGAGGATATGCCGAAGCTGGTGGGGCAGTTGAGCGTGGGGCAGCGGCGCAAGCTGGAGATTGCGCGGCTGATGGCGATGCAGCCGAATGCGCTGCTGCTGGATGAGCCGACGAATTATGTCAGCCTGGATGTGTTGGAGGCGTTCGAGGCGGCGGTGCTGGCGTTTCCTGGGCCGGTGATCGTGGTGACGCATGATCGCTGGTTTATGCAGCGCTTTGGGGGCGAACGCTGGGAACTGGTGGATGGGCGGCTGATTGGAGAACATATGGGGTTGATGGTTGATGGCTAAATCTGCGTTCGCGTGTAAGGGCGGCGTGTGTGGTGGCGCGGCGGCTGGCCGCCTGGAAGGCGGCGCTACAAGTGGCGTTCGCGTGTAAGGGCGGTGTTCGCGCAGGCGCAGCGATTCGCCGCCAGGGACGGCGCTACAAGTGGCGGTGGTATGGGTGTTCGATGTATCAGGCGAGGCCGTCTTCCAGGCGCAGCGGCTGCTGAGGGGAATCGCTGTACCCAACCGGTCCGGTTGACTCCTGGCGTTGGGTGTCTTCAGGGACGGCGGCAGCGGCTCGCGGCGGCCAATGCGGTGGCCTGGGGCGGCGCGGCTCGCGCACGCCGCTGAGGTCGCCGCGCCCGCCTGGGCTGCCAAAGGGGCGCAGGCGTGGTCGGCGCGTCAGGAGCAGGACA
This genomic window from Ktedonobacterales bacterium contains:
- a CDS encoding nitrilase-related carbon-nitrogen hydrolase, with product MNTMNIALVQMRCEKGAIDANLVAIQTYLQEAARRNVEIICFPEMSITGYIDPTRQPEAIVRLDGPEVARFVAMTRETQITALAGLVEANPNGKPFITQVVARDGSILSYYRKKTIITDEVHWFSPGPTVAVFPHPKATCGLSICADIDNPAVFAENVQQGARLIFEAAAPGLYGEQATRNWQAGYDWWRGGCHTKLGQYARDHHISIAVATQAGRTIDEDFPGGGYVFGPDGSCLYETADWSEGVLYATLTLEDAHA
- a CDS encoding DNA methyltransferase; translated protein: MKSWFSIDGALEPIEYDGPSFFRFPLELAELVISRYSMPGDWVFDPFCGFGTTLVAAQRLGRQAIGVEKDAGRASFAARRIEPPSRVINENIKRLRSHNLPPFNLLFTSPPYGSFRNPEWATDAHYFADLRAIFSKIALGMQPNAKLIIEISNLRVNGRMRPLAWDAARILSELFLFEGEMVRCNTGPQEAGPGYHHSYLLIFTNKG
- a CDS encoding FAD-dependent oxidoreductase, whose translation is MSEDTLARGTARDIIVIGCGVSGLTTGVLLLEAGHRVSIWAKTLPPYTTSNAAAAIWHPFRVNPPGKVARWGAEAFRRFEGLLAVPESGVIQAPVLELCQERKEDPAWRDVVVGFRHATAAELRPGREDGYVFEALVIDMNRYLEYLRREFLAKGGQIAQRTVTKLEEVFAQSQVVVNCAGLGARELVGDRDLHPSRGKVVRIRQRDFHQALLDDEDRSSMAYVIPRIDDIVLGGTDEEDVSGESYQGQEYQESATLDPEAEAIMRRCARLSPTIARATSADVLKVVTGWRPLRSEVRVEGERAAPDRILLHNYGHGGAGVTLSWGCARDVVEQLEKMM
- a CDS encoding cytochrome P450, whose translation is MNKATAASTNTQNKPLSLYHLLDPEVLANPYPLFHRLRSEDPVHWDPFLHAWVVTRYADIIWVFQHFSANRTPTPEQLEAMGLGALRPLAQLMVRQMLFLDPPAHGRVRGLASKAFTPRRVEILRGHIQDITNRLLDDIQTTGHMDVIADLGYPLPAIVTAELLGVPTSDWRQLTAWSGDFAQVLGNFQHNPDRVPQVLRTVDEMTAYFQAAVQEHRAHPRDGLISALIEAEVDGDRLTDDEIVANTIVTMVGGQETTTNLIGNGILTLLRHPDQLERLKADFSLIPSAVEELLRYESPSQQTARLAPDDVELGGKLIRKRQAVIAVMAAGNRDPERFPDPDRLDLGRQDNRHLAFAWASHFCFGAPLARIEGQVAFETVLRRMPNLSLDPPPLKWRDNLGLRGLTALPVSF
- a CDS encoding non-ribosomal peptide synthetase; translation: MSVEIGQATASLTEPEREQLSAWNTTDQPFPQDTCVPQLVAAQAAANPEAVAVVSGAQTLTYRALNQRANQLAHLLQKRGVGPNTLVAACLERSIDLVVAWLGILKAGGAYVATDPTYPADRLAFLLEDARPPVLLTQQHLLPRLAVPAAQLLCLDADADLLDQQPDTEPACAITADDLVYVIYTSGSTGQPKGVQISHASLLNLIFWHQRAFDVTAASRATQVASPAFDATGWELWPYLTAGASIHLPDTETRVAPAALRDWLLAHNITHTFLPTPLAEQMLALAWPAQTSLRYMLTGGDRLQHYPPSSLPFAFINNYGPTEYTVVTTSGQVPPAGYPNQPPSLGRPIANTQLYLLDEQLQPVPIGEAGELYIGGAGLARGYLNRPELTAERFISHPFSAEPGARLYKTGDLARYLPDGQLAFLGRSDDQIKLRGYRIEPGEIVAALNQHPAIQANIVVAREDPPDEKRLVAYIVIDPEAAITPGILQEHLLASLPDYMVPAVFVRLDALPVTANGKVDRAALPAPDHTNTLREEISEEPDTPVEALIAEMVSNLLHIDKVGMDENFFMLGGHSMLGIQLVTLIGETFGVELALRTLFEAPTVRMLSTEIQQQLVTKLEAMSEDEAQHLLAQGQNHQ
- a CDS encoding ABC-F family ATP-binding cassette domain-containing protein translates to MTLVVHHLSKTFGINLTLDDLSFSVGAGDRVGVVGMNGVGKSTLLNILAGQETQDAGTVALDAGAEMAYLPQATPIFFGRTIDDLILESVGNLRQLEARMGELEREMAGADEDRAAALLEEYALVSTRFQDRGGYDLEYRIDAILAGLGIAHLPRTREVETLSGGEKARVGMATLLLRSPDLLLLDEPTNHLDAGALEWLEGYLAGFGGALLAVSHDRQFLNRVVNRIFEIDEHTRRLKKYEGDYDAYAGAKVTERAKWEEDYERQQEEIKALRLRMRETGRQVAHNRAPKDGDKYIYNFKGGGVQKAISRNVRAAEEQLKRIEADPILKPPRPLRFYPRFDARRLRSDSVITVEHVNKGYDGRVILRDVSFRVASDARIMLVGPNGVGKTTLLRLLLGLDTPDAGSVRVTGSAQLGYLPQEPLLDTGQTILGAYRQVVAGYDEQLIAGLLERGLFRLEDMPKLVGQLSVGQRRKLEIARLMAMQPNALLLDEPTNYVSLDVLEAFEAAVLAFPGPVIVVTHDRWFMQRFGGERWELVDGRLIGEHMGLMVDG